Proteins found in one Arachis stenosperma cultivar V10309 chromosome 8, arast.V10309.gnm1.PFL2, whole genome shotgun sequence genomic segment:
- the LOC130943532 gene encoding transcription activator GLK1-like has translation MLAVSPLRTNRDDEIQGQDMETLSIIGEDDFAELSEGNLLESINFDDLFAGINHTDVLPDLEMDPDIFADFSLGAAHNSSSVVLNGCGKSASSESRSSSRGEEIVSKRDGSVVLNPSPSNKEGDNKGRKPSSSSSCQSKNPHQTKKKVKKVDWTPELHRRFVQAVEQLGVDKAVPSRILEIMGIDCLTRHNIASHLQKYRSHRKHILAREAEAASWSQRRQMYGGGRGKREVSPWVAPTIGFPPTPITPMPPQFRPLHVWGHPTMHMWPPKPHLPPPPAPWPSDPSFWHHPHHQRAHQKAVPPGTPCFPQPLTTTRFGSPPTTTVAGIPPPPRAIYKVDPGMPKPLVDFHPSKESVDAAIGDVLSKPWLPLPLGLKAPAVECVVGELQRQGIPKIPPATPVLN, from the exons ATGCTTGCAGTGTCACCTTTGAGGACCAACAGAGATGATGAAATCCAAGGACAGGACATGGAGACCTTATCCATCATTGGAGAAGACGACTTTGCTGAATTATCCGAGGGCAACTTGTTGGAAAGCATCAACTTCGACGATCTCTTCGCCGGCATCAACCACACAGATGTCTTGCCGGATCTCGAAATGGATCCTGACATCTTCGCCGACTTCTCACTCGGCGCCGCTCACAATTCTTCATCCGTAGTCTTGAATGGTTGTGGTAAATCGGCTTCTTCGGAATCCCGGTCGAGTAGTCGAGGGGAGGAGATAGTGAGCAAAAGAGATGGATCCGTCGTATTGAATCCATCCCCTAGTAATAAAGAAGGTGATAATAAAGGAAGAAAACCATCATCCTCCTCATCATGTCAATCAAAGAATCCTCATCAAACCAAGAAAAAGGTTAAGAAG gtGGATTGGACCCCAGAATTGCACAGGCGATTTGTTCAAGCAGTGGAGCAGCTGGGAGTTGATAAAGCAGTCCCTTCAAGGATTCTAGAGATCATGGGAATTGACTGCCTCACCCGCCATAACATCGCTAGCCACCTTCAG AAATATCGATCACATAGGAAGCATATACTAGCTCGGGAGGCTGAAGCAGCAAGTTGGAGTCAACGGAGGCAGATGTATGGTGGAGGGAGAGGGAAGAGAGAGGTGAGCCCTTGGGTTGCACCAACCATTGGTTTTCCTCCCACTCCAATTACACCAATGCCGCCCCAGTTTAGACCCTTACATGTGTGGGGTCATCCCACCATGCACATGTGGCCGCCTAAACCTCATCTGCCACCGCCTCCTGCACCTTGGCCTTCCGACCCTTCTTTTTGGCACCACCCTCACCATCAAAGG GCTCATCAAAAGGCAGTACCCCCAGGAACACCGTGTTTTCCACAACCTCTGACAACAACG AGATTTGGTTCTCCGCCAACCACCACCGTGGCGGGTATCCCCCCACCACCGCGTGCCATCTATAAAGTAGATCCTGGCATGCCCAAGCCCCTAGTTGACTTCCATCCG TCAAAGGAAAGCGTAGATGCTGCGATTGGTGATGTATTATCAAAACCATGGCTGCCACTGCCACTTGGGCTTAAAGCTCCAGCGGTAGAGTGTGTGGTGGGTGAGTTACAGAGACAAGGAATTCCAAAAATTCCACCCGCAACTCCTGTGCTTAATTAA